In Scophthalmus maximus strain ysfricsl-2021 chromosome 16, ASM2237912v1, whole genome shotgun sequence, the following proteins share a genomic window:
- the fbrs gene encoding autism susceptibility gene 2 protein homolog isoform X4, with product MEGPSRSAGFRQSRRSRSQRDRERRRRRVDLAEQRATSLSSGSDREACGANGALGPGGRECRPGFGRHRPPRRRKRESVSCEEDIIDGFAIASFISLEALEMDCSLKPSQRSDMLGRRNKGKRGPEENGGGPLSEPEEGAPHSYPNSCWNKSRNKRRKIEGHPLETGYICDTESDTGDKASDNDMDPVFTVSTRKVAEPAPSNMGTSVGKSCPPLPARCGGVSRLMVTPRVSGLERSQEKNLEPHFPEPVSSSTSSASSRLPSHSPVTASGAVPRPGPLNGNGGRHNCSPPLSKPKPFHTLPGRSHSIYNINNRINTPVKPPSSASSVASSSSSMRPPTPSTSVSLPYIRGSVSSGPLRPPSRASSGALYTSSPGLPPPPPLLQGPAHSAAAEREGRRSVPGAENNNTAAGRSTPGGPSASSSAPGSSGRTSQNQASIPPMAFQFHQHNHQHQHTHTHQHFTPFLHPTATAPPLFDKYPGKMDGLYRHPFFPQYPPPSVPSIQPVIPPTGPFSSLQGAFQPKPLVPQGTGPDISARLGVVPHHLQPKDPRLTDPFGTPLKVSNKPGKWCAMHVYVAWMILSHQKKVKLMQADPHKLDFRSDLLARLPGAGGMGPLGPMGGALPPTHDMTRPPSLFSAAGLCAVNPSSAPFMSPSGPHSSFLTPTAHLDPYGRSPPFTPLGALGSGAFGGLGSPTLAGSMFGPKDSPAGLSNPNHHDAWNRLHGGPSGFPVGPGWAKVMDKRDERDRVKDGERRDIPHIKDEKDRDNMLYGRQPVRMSPVGPSFKPRSSTPVSHINGHSSGLGGGGGPIEELTRSLNRDRERERDRDGDKRPLPTLSSRAPPLASSSLVADRDRPRSSSSSVLTTPPPSGRSAPSPMDLYPRTLASTAHTLHGEPSHSQRDGNLPTSSAASASVTSLSQARKSDRTTTPVSKPPMLLPPVKVKEERKEEPEHIPISLPPPAPNHGFDRPNSHPHHHSSGTPSSSSMSLTPTPGVSLPQHTQNPPPHQHLSLLDRSRAIEAYLGNTAGAHGLIMGPGERFHHGPPQGPPQGPHSFTWDPWRELAAQQQHQHRREALALRSDPHLALRSDPHLARLLQHQRLLEAERAAAVAAAAAAAAPHHPPTSTSASTSGVRQEFGLMAHHFDRQHHLGPPGGGLMDEEQRAQILREDFERARYFGMHPHLSAGSHLSSPSHAAAAHLEQLHPGLLSHSLPPGAAAAAAAQHHHHHAGLYSRLGQMNPHHMSNGLMGKSPAGLVGVPPPLIPSITSRSSTPPRRPLGPGELALYSAHKDAESR from the exons ATGGAGGGGCCGAGCCGCAGCGCCGGATTCCGGCAGAGCCGCCGCTCCCGCTCGCAGCGCGACcgggagcggcggcggcggagggtGGACCTCGCCGAGCAGCGGGCCACGTCCCTGTCCTCGGGCTCCGACCGGGAGGCGTGCGGGGCGAACGGCGCGCTGGGGCCCGGCGGCAGAGAGTGCCGGCCCGGCTTCGGGAGACACAGGCCTCCGCGCCGGAGGAAGAGGGAGTCGGTGTCCTGCGAGGAGGACATCATCGACGGCTTTGCCATCGCGAGCTTCATCAGCCTGGAGGCACTGGAG ATGGACTGCTCACTGAAGCCCAGTCAGCGCTCTGACATGCTGGGAAGGAGGAACAAGGGGAAGAGGGGGCCCGAGGAGAACGGTGGTGGGCCGCTTTCAGAGCCGGAGGAGGGAGCCCCACACAGCTACCCCAACAGCTGCTGGAACAAGAGCCgaaacaagaggagaaagaTCGAG gGGCACCCTTTGGAGACTGGTTACATT TGTGACACAGAGAGTGATACAGGAGACAAG GCTTCTGACAATGACATGGATCCCGTATTCACAGTCAGCACCAGAAAAG TTGCGGAACCTGCCCCCTCAAACATGGGCACGTCCGTGGGCAAAAGCTGCCCTCCCCTACCGGCCCGTTGCGGCGGCGTCTCGCGGTTGATGGTGACCCCGCGGGTGTCCGGCCTGGAGCGCAGTCAGGAGAAAAACCTGGAGCCGCATTTCCCCGAGCCCGTGTCCTCTTCTACCTCTTCCGCCTCCTCCCGCCTGCCTTCCCACTCTCCGGTCACGGCCTCGGGTGCCGTGCCTCGGCCCGGCCCGCTCAACGGGAACGGGGGCCGCCACAACTGTAGCCCGCCACTCTCCAAACCCAAACCCTTCCACACTTTGCCAGGACGATCTCACTCCATctacaacatcaacaacag GATCAACACCCCTGTCAAACCTCCGTCATCTGCGTCGTCGGTTgcgtcttcctcgtcctccatgCGCCCCCCGACTCCCTCCACCAGCGTGTCGCTGCCCTACATCAGGGGCTCAGTATCCTCGGGGCCCCTCCGACCCCCGTCCCGAGCCAGCTCCGGGGCCCTGTACACGTCCTCACCCGGcctgcctccgcctccacctctgCTCCAAGGTCCTGcccactcagcagcagcag AGCGCGAGGGCAGACGCAGCGTCCCAGgggctgaaaacaacaacacggcaGCCGGCCGCTCCACTCCTGGGGGCCCGTCAGCTTCGAGCTCCGCACCGGGTTCGTCGGGCCGGACGTCCCAGAACCAGGCGAGCATCCCGCCCATGGCCTTCCAGTTCCATCAGCACAACCACCAgcaccaacacacgcacacgcaccaaCACTTCACGCCCTTCCTGCACCCCACCGCTACCGCACCACCGCTG tttGATAAGTATCCAGGCAAAATGGACGGTCTGTACCGACATCCT TTCTTCCCACAGTACCCGCCTCCCTCAGTGCCGAGTATCCAACCTGTGATTCCTCCCACCGGGCCTTTCAGCTCCTTGCAAGGAGCGTTTCAGCCAAAG CCTCTTGTCCCTCAGGGAACGGGTCCCGACATATCCGCACGACTTGGGGTTGTGCCTCACCACCTGCAGCCCAAAGACCCCAGG CTAACTGATCCATTTGGGACACCGTTGAAAGTCAGTAAT AAACCAGGAAAGTGGTGTGCTATGCATGTTTATGTGGCCTGGATGATTCTAAGCCATCAGAAAAAAGTAAAG CTGATGCAGGCTGATCCTCACAAGTTGGACTTCCGTAGCGACCTGCTGGCCCGTCTTCCCGGAGCAGGAGGAATGGGACCGCTCGGGCCCATGGGAGGAGCCCTCCCTCCCACTCACGACATGACCAGACCCCCCAGTCTGTTCTCAGCTGCAGGTTTAt GTGCAGTCAATCCGTCCTCCGCTCCCTTCATGTCTCCTTCAGGGCCTCACTCCTCTTTCCTCACACCAACTGCACACTTGG ATCCGTATGGCCGTTCTCCACCTTTCACCCCGCTGGGAGCCCTGGGTTCTGGTGCCTTCGGAGGACTTGGCAGCCCGACTCTGG CGGGCTCCATGTTTGGCCCTAAAGACTCCCCAGCCGGCCTGTCCAACCCAAACCATCACGACGCGTGGAACCGTCTGCACGGCGGCCCATCTGGGTTCCCCGTTGGCCCCGGCTGGGCCAAAGTGATGGACaagagggacgagagggaccGGGTgaaggacggagagaggagagacatcCCCCACATCAAGGATGAGAAGGACAG AGACAACATGCTGTATGGCCGACAACCTGTGAGAATGTCTCCGGTCGGCCCCTCCTTCAAGCCCCGCAGTAGCACCCCGGTCTCCCACATCAATGGCCACAGCAGTGGCCTGGGCGGGGGCGGTGGGCCTATCGAGGAGCTGACGCGCAGCTTAAACAGAGACCGAGAGCGCGAGAGGGACAGAGATGGGGACAAGAGGCCACTGCCAACGCTGTCCTCACGGGCACCGCCTCTTGCTTCTTCGTCTTTAGTAGCAGACCGGGACAGACCGcggtcctcctcgtcctccgtgCTCACCACTCCCCCGCCCTCTGGCCGCTCGGCCCCGTCTCCTATGGACCTCTACCCCCGCACATTGGCCTCAACAGCACACACCCTCCACGGCGAACCTTCACACTCCCAAAGAGACGGTAACCTCCCCACTTCCTCCGCAGCTTCTGCCTCCGTCACGTCGTTGTCTCAGGCCAGGAAGTCTGATCGGACCACGACGCCCGTCTCCAAACCTCCCATGCTTCTCCCGCCGGTTAAAGTCAAAGAGGAGCGGAAGGAGGAGCCGGAGCACATCCCcatctccctgcctccccctgcacccAACCACGGCTTCGACCGGCCCAACAGCCATCCACACCACCACAGTTCTGGtaccccttcctcctcctctatgtCACTGACCCCCACTCCTGGTGTTTCCCTTCCGCAACACACTCAGAACCCTCCTCCCCACCAACACCTTTCCCTGCTGGACCGCTCAAGAGCCATCGAGGCTTATCTGGGAAACACAGCGGGAGCTCACGGGTTGATAATGGGTCCAGGAGAGCGTTTCCATCACGGTCCACCCCAGGGGCCACCACAGGGCCCACACAGCTTCACCTGGGACCCCTGGAGGGAGCTGGCAGCtcagcagcaacatcagcatCGTAGGGAGGCATTGGCACTTAGGTCGGACCCACATCTGGCCCTGCGATCGGATCCGCATCTGGCccggctgctgcagcatcagcgCCTTCTGGAGGCAGAGAGGGCTGCAGCTGtcgcagccgcagcagcagccgccgccccTCACCACCCTCCAACTTCTACCTCTGCTTCCACCTCCGGTGTCCGACAGGAGTTCGGCTTAATGGCACATCACTTTGACCGCCAACATCACCTGGGACCGCCGGGAGGAGGGTTGATGGACGAGGAGCAGCGTGCCCAGATCCTGAGGGAAGACTTTGAGCGGGCTCGCTACTTCGGGATGCATCCACACCTCTCTGCTGGTTCTCACCTCTCAAGTCCCTctcatgctgctgcagctcacctGGAGCAGCTCCACCCCGGCCTTCTTTCCCACTCACTTCCCcccggagccgccgccgctgctgccgcacagcaccaccaccaccacgcagGCCTCTACTCCCGCCTGGGCCAGATGAACCCGCACCACATGTCCAACGGCCTCATGGGGAAAAGCCCGGCAGGCTTGGTGGGGGTGCCGCCTCCGCTCATTCCGTCCATCACCAGCCGGTCGTCCACACCTCCCCGCAGACCTCTCGGGCCGGGCGAGCTGGCACTGTACAGCGCCCACAAAGACGCAGAGTCCAGATAG
- the fbrs gene encoding autism susceptibility gene 2 protein homolog isoform X5: MEGPSRSAGFRQSRRSRSQRDRERRRRRVDLAEQRATSLSSGSDREACGANGALGPGGRECRPGFGRHRPPRRRKRESVSCEEDIIDGFAIASFISLEALEMDCSLKPSQRSDMLGRRNKGKRGPEENGGGPLSEPEEGAPHSYPNSCWNKSRNKRRKIEGHPLETGYICDTESDTGDKASDNDMDPVFTVSTRKVAEPAPSNMGTSVGKSCPPLPARCGGVSRLMVTPRVSGLERSQEKNLEPHFPEPVSSSTSSASSRLPSHSPVTASGAVPRPGPLNGNGGRHNCSPPLSKPKPFHTLPGRSHSIYNINNRINTPVKPPSSASSVASSSSSMRPPTPSTSVSLPYIRGSVSSGPLRPPSRASSGALYTSSPGLPPPPPLLQGPAHSAAAEREGRRSVPGAENNNTAAGRSTPGGPSASSSAPGSSGRTSQNQASIPPMAFQFHQHNHQHQHTHTHQHFTPFLHPTATAPPLFDKYPGKMDGLYRHPFFPQYPPPSVPSIQPVIPPTGPFSSLQGAFQPKPLVPQGTGPDISARLGVVPHHLQPKDPRLTDPFGTPLKVSNKPGKWCAMHVYVAWMILSHQKKVKLMQADPHKLDFRSDLLARLPGAGGMGPLGPMGGALPPTHDMTRPPSLFSAAGAVNPSSAPFMSPSGPHSSFLTPTAHLDPYGRSPPFTPLGALGSGAFGGLGSPTLAGSMFGPKDSPAGLSNPNHHDAWNRLHGGPSGFPVGPGWAKVMDKRDERDRVKDGERRDIPHIKDEKDRDNMLYGRQPVRMSPVGPSFKPRSSTPVSHINGHSSGLGGGGGPIEELTRSLNRDRERERDRDGDKRPLPTLSSRAPPLASSSLVADRDRPRSSSSSVLTTPPPSGRSAPSPMDLYPRTLASTAHTLHGEPSHSQRDGNLPTSSAASASVTSLSQARKSDRTTTPVSKPPMLLPPVKVKEERKEEPEHIPISLPPPAPNHGFDRPNSHPHHHSSGTPSSSSMSLTPTPGVSLPQHTQNPPPHQHLSLLDRSRAIEAYLGNTAGAHGLIMGPGERFHHGPPQGPPQGPHSFTWDPWRELAAQQQHQHRREALALRSDPHLALRSDPHLARLLQHQRLLEAERAAAVAAAAAAAAPHHPPTSTSASTSGVRQEFGLMAHHFDRQHHLGPPGGGLMDEEQRAQILREDFERARYFGMHPHLSAGSHLSSPSHAAAAHLEQLHPGLLSHSLPPGAAAAAAAQHHHHHAGLYSRLGQMNPHHMSNGLMGKSPAGLVGVPPPLIPSITSRSSTPPRRPLGPGELALYSAHKDAESR; this comes from the exons ATGGAGGGGCCGAGCCGCAGCGCCGGATTCCGGCAGAGCCGCCGCTCCCGCTCGCAGCGCGACcgggagcggcggcggcggagggtGGACCTCGCCGAGCAGCGGGCCACGTCCCTGTCCTCGGGCTCCGACCGGGAGGCGTGCGGGGCGAACGGCGCGCTGGGGCCCGGCGGCAGAGAGTGCCGGCCCGGCTTCGGGAGACACAGGCCTCCGCGCCGGAGGAAGAGGGAGTCGGTGTCCTGCGAGGAGGACATCATCGACGGCTTTGCCATCGCGAGCTTCATCAGCCTGGAGGCACTGGAG ATGGACTGCTCACTGAAGCCCAGTCAGCGCTCTGACATGCTGGGAAGGAGGAACAAGGGGAAGAGGGGGCCCGAGGAGAACGGTGGTGGGCCGCTTTCAGAGCCGGAGGAGGGAGCCCCACACAGCTACCCCAACAGCTGCTGGAACAAGAGCCgaaacaagaggagaaagaTCGAG gGGCACCCTTTGGAGACTGGTTACATT TGTGACACAGAGAGTGATACAGGAGACAAG GCTTCTGACAATGACATGGATCCCGTATTCACAGTCAGCACCAGAAAAG TTGCGGAACCTGCCCCCTCAAACATGGGCACGTCCGTGGGCAAAAGCTGCCCTCCCCTACCGGCCCGTTGCGGCGGCGTCTCGCGGTTGATGGTGACCCCGCGGGTGTCCGGCCTGGAGCGCAGTCAGGAGAAAAACCTGGAGCCGCATTTCCCCGAGCCCGTGTCCTCTTCTACCTCTTCCGCCTCCTCCCGCCTGCCTTCCCACTCTCCGGTCACGGCCTCGGGTGCCGTGCCTCGGCCCGGCCCGCTCAACGGGAACGGGGGCCGCCACAACTGTAGCCCGCCACTCTCCAAACCCAAACCCTTCCACACTTTGCCAGGACGATCTCACTCCATctacaacatcaacaacag GATCAACACCCCTGTCAAACCTCCGTCATCTGCGTCGTCGGTTgcgtcttcctcgtcctccatgCGCCCCCCGACTCCCTCCACCAGCGTGTCGCTGCCCTACATCAGGGGCTCAGTATCCTCGGGGCCCCTCCGACCCCCGTCCCGAGCCAGCTCCGGGGCCCTGTACACGTCCTCACCCGGcctgcctccgcctccacctctgCTCCAAGGTCCTGcccactcagcagcagcag AGCGCGAGGGCAGACGCAGCGTCCCAGgggctgaaaacaacaacacggcaGCCGGCCGCTCCACTCCTGGGGGCCCGTCAGCTTCGAGCTCCGCACCGGGTTCGTCGGGCCGGACGTCCCAGAACCAGGCGAGCATCCCGCCCATGGCCTTCCAGTTCCATCAGCACAACCACCAgcaccaacacacgcacacgcaccaaCACTTCACGCCCTTCCTGCACCCCACCGCTACCGCACCACCGCTG tttGATAAGTATCCAGGCAAAATGGACGGTCTGTACCGACATCCT TTCTTCCCACAGTACCCGCCTCCCTCAGTGCCGAGTATCCAACCTGTGATTCCTCCCACCGGGCCTTTCAGCTCCTTGCAAGGAGCGTTTCAGCCAAAG CCTCTTGTCCCTCAGGGAACGGGTCCCGACATATCCGCACGACTTGGGGTTGTGCCTCACCACCTGCAGCCCAAAGACCCCAGG CTAACTGATCCATTTGGGACACCGTTGAAAGTCAGTAAT AAACCAGGAAAGTGGTGTGCTATGCATGTTTATGTGGCCTGGATGATTCTAAGCCATCAGAAAAAAGTAAAG CTGATGCAGGCTGATCCTCACAAGTTGGACTTCCGTAGCGACCTGCTGGCCCGTCTTCCCGGAGCAGGAGGAATGGGACCGCTCGGGCCCATGGGAGGAGCCCTCCCTCCCACTCACGACATGACCAGACCCCCCAGTCTGTTCTCAGCTGCAG GTGCAGTCAATCCGTCCTCCGCTCCCTTCATGTCTCCTTCAGGGCCTCACTCCTCTTTCCTCACACCAACTGCACACTTGG ATCCGTATGGCCGTTCTCCACCTTTCACCCCGCTGGGAGCCCTGGGTTCTGGTGCCTTCGGAGGACTTGGCAGCCCGACTCTGG CGGGCTCCATGTTTGGCCCTAAAGACTCCCCAGCCGGCCTGTCCAACCCAAACCATCACGACGCGTGGAACCGTCTGCACGGCGGCCCATCTGGGTTCCCCGTTGGCCCCGGCTGGGCCAAAGTGATGGACaagagggacgagagggaccGGGTgaaggacggagagaggagagacatcCCCCACATCAAGGATGAGAAGGACAG AGACAACATGCTGTATGGCCGACAACCTGTGAGAATGTCTCCGGTCGGCCCCTCCTTCAAGCCCCGCAGTAGCACCCCGGTCTCCCACATCAATGGCCACAGCAGTGGCCTGGGCGGGGGCGGTGGGCCTATCGAGGAGCTGACGCGCAGCTTAAACAGAGACCGAGAGCGCGAGAGGGACAGAGATGGGGACAAGAGGCCACTGCCAACGCTGTCCTCACGGGCACCGCCTCTTGCTTCTTCGTCTTTAGTAGCAGACCGGGACAGACCGcggtcctcctcgtcctccgtgCTCACCACTCCCCCGCCCTCTGGCCGCTCGGCCCCGTCTCCTATGGACCTCTACCCCCGCACATTGGCCTCAACAGCACACACCCTCCACGGCGAACCTTCACACTCCCAAAGAGACGGTAACCTCCCCACTTCCTCCGCAGCTTCTGCCTCCGTCACGTCGTTGTCTCAGGCCAGGAAGTCTGATCGGACCACGACGCCCGTCTCCAAACCTCCCATGCTTCTCCCGCCGGTTAAAGTCAAAGAGGAGCGGAAGGAGGAGCCGGAGCACATCCCcatctccctgcctccccctgcacccAACCACGGCTTCGACCGGCCCAACAGCCATCCACACCACCACAGTTCTGGtaccccttcctcctcctctatgtCACTGACCCCCACTCCTGGTGTTTCCCTTCCGCAACACACTCAGAACCCTCCTCCCCACCAACACCTTTCCCTGCTGGACCGCTCAAGAGCCATCGAGGCTTATCTGGGAAACACAGCGGGAGCTCACGGGTTGATAATGGGTCCAGGAGAGCGTTTCCATCACGGTCCACCCCAGGGGCCACCACAGGGCCCACACAGCTTCACCTGGGACCCCTGGAGGGAGCTGGCAGCtcagcagcaacatcagcatCGTAGGGAGGCATTGGCACTTAGGTCGGACCCACATCTGGCCCTGCGATCGGATCCGCATCTGGCccggctgctgcagcatcagcgCCTTCTGGAGGCAGAGAGGGCTGCAGCTGtcgcagccgcagcagcagccgccgccccTCACCACCCTCCAACTTCTACCTCTGCTTCCACCTCCGGTGTCCGACAGGAGTTCGGCTTAATGGCACATCACTTTGACCGCCAACATCACCTGGGACCGCCGGGAGGAGGGTTGATGGACGAGGAGCAGCGTGCCCAGATCCTGAGGGAAGACTTTGAGCGGGCTCGCTACTTCGGGATGCATCCACACCTCTCTGCTGGTTCTCACCTCTCAAGTCCCTctcatgctgctgcagctcacctGGAGCAGCTCCACCCCGGCCTTCTTTCCCACTCACTTCCCcccggagccgccgccgctgctgccgcacagcaccaccaccaccacgcagGCCTCTACTCCCGCCTGGGCCAGATGAACCCGCACCACATGTCCAACGGCCTCATGGGGAAAAGCCCGGCAGGCTTGGTGGGGGTGCCGCCTCCGCTCATTCCGTCCATCACCAGCCGGTCGTCCACACCTCCCCGCAGACCTCTCGGGCCGGGCGAGCTGGCACTGTACAGCGCCCACAAAGACGCAGAGTCCAGATAG